One Pyrus communis chromosome 13, drPyrComm1.1, whole genome shotgun sequence genomic window carries:
- the LOC137712883 gene encoding serine/threonine-protein kinase ATM-like isoform X1, whose amino-acid sequence MERPKTPETLEDQNPSGKTLEGASELLGWSENCTGLESFPGILGGSGEGVGVTGNDAALGYVEGVTQAVEAKKGILDGDKGEDLGLLGMDAVSGMFNSCMNGVGVEEACWLNGGVGGENGAQMGSQRLPSEIGNDIQIDFAEPQSDGNGNLEDLGGNENEEGGVDVESDAQMGSQHSLSDNGNDVQTDFVEPQSDGNGNFEDLGGNDNEEGGVDVESDAQMGSQRLPSDKGNDVQMDFVEPQSDGNRNLGNLEDLGGTDNEEDGVEKIADDDDGMNEGKALGLNGIDSVGVDSSSKKIEVSDDGISLFVDFSGHPPDDLQVASCPGFAGTETVEEFGHDEQEKDFDYQGYGFFVGDIVWIKTKTQTWWPGKIYDPVNASKFGASGDPGGCLLVGYFGMSHVAWCHPYQLKPFREYFEQMSGQSKARIFLGAVEKALEEFGRLVKLNMTCMCVLKENHLSASDAEFNKGIPMPDLKSGKLGEFSVDHFNSAEFLAHLKNLALVVSMGGTLDFVVKRNQLSAFYRSIGHSQLPMHLLRETNDAEDGADCKSMAKRNVDIRVGYGDTELDEVFLKSTPLNNSQKNGRNELLDKVFDGDHIADEGFISGSKLRRRKVKRDSDFEYGDVGNEGMTEKGIESKERKKSRYLSYPYINLGQKGLPAEMDDEGVAANVDASQSSGSPSNFKFTGEKFWRKWYKRLTGESNISGDPNLINASSAELLSEIYSTAVNCLYPNDNKTFDSVAWFVSRFRISVFHDESICEAYRNNMAGQEDANPNLLGYSSQNEAKSEPKKRRRKSKLKHPEGEDTASIPNLVQSTSTATKKRGRPHLGRLKTKSLSGLSDVNIGITPDSFLVQESLDVHPLMPCGKQKNRKIDDVASPVCLQNKQTTGIPDLNGNNLLPGLLGDDQQAIGTAASEGKVLLENRLGSETASEHLKSNIPAGFVDVNVNNVKPGSLVVDLRVSPQALSCLDPKQITGLLSAETRPAQRKRKRKEKAEPKPPADGIPDLNGSSAECNLLGKACQEFNGLTPPIKPERKRRRRKGEATAMQRKLDVNNGKAQINDKALATALMLNFSPGVAMPSKDDLISTFCRFGPLKESETQMLKDPGSAQVVFMENADAGEALRSLEKDNPFGGNLVSYKLFHLPSVSKVLEPGWSLPTGLASPSLPEKAPRLDFIRQNLQMMTSMLENSGDNLSPEMRAKLECEIKALLQKVSSMTGSSSSLNWN is encoded by the coding sequence AGGAGGCTTGTTGGCTTAATGGTGGGGTTGGTGGGGAAAATGGGGCTCAAATGGGCTCCCAAAGGTTGCCATCCGAAATAGGAAATGACATTCAGATTGATTTTGCGGAGCCACAGTCAGATGGGAACGGGAACTTAGAGGATTTGGGTGGTAATGAGAATGAAGAGGGTGGAGTTGATGTGGAAAGCGATGCTCAAATGGGTTCCCAACATTCCCTATCAGATAATGGAAATGACGTGCAGACGGATtttgtggagccacagtcagaTGGGAACGGGAACTTTGAGGATTTGGGTGGTAATGATAATGAAGAGGGTGGAGTTGATGTGGAAAGCGATGCTCAAATGGGTTCCCAACGATTGCCATCAGATAAGGGAAATGACGTTCAGATGGATtttgtggagccacagtcagaTGGGAACAGGAATCTCGGGAACTTAGAGGACTTGGGTGGTACTGATAATGAAGAGGATGGAGTTGAGAAGATagctgatgatgatgatggtatGAATGAAGGAAAAGCATTGGGATTGAATGGGATTGACTCAGTTGGGGTTGACTCATCTAGCAAGAAGATAGAAGTTTCGGATGATGGTATATCACTGTTCGTGGATTTTAGTGGCCATCCACCAGATGATCTGCAGGTGGCAAGTTGTCCTGGATTTGCAGGTACAGAAACTGTAGAAGAATTTGGACATGATGAACAGGAGAAGGATTTTGATTATCAAGGCTATGGTTTTTTTGTGGGTGACATTGTATGGATTAAAACCAAAACCCAGACATGGTGGCCTGGTAAAATATATGATCCAGTAAATGCGTCAAAGTTTGGTGCCAGTGGGGATCCAGGGGGCTGTCTACTAGTTGGATATTTTGGGATGAGTCATGTAGCATGGTGCCATCCATACCAACTAAAACCTTTTCGTGAGTACTTTGAGCAGATGTCGGGGCAAAGCAAGGCTAGAATATTCCTTGGAGCTGTTGAGAAAGCACTCGAAGAGTTTGGTCGGCTTGTAAAATTGAATATGACTTGTATGTGTGTTTTGAAAGAAAACCACCTGTCAGCCAGTGATGCAGAATTTAACAAAGGAATTCCCATGCCTGACCTCAAATCTGGCAAACTTGGTGAATTTTCAGTTGATCATTTTAATTCTGCAGAGTTTCTTGCGCATCTCAAAAATCTTGCACTGGTTGTTTCCATGGGTGGCACACTTGATTTTGTTGTCAAACGAAATCAATTATCAGCCTTCTACCGTTCCATAGGGCACAGCCAACTGCCTATGCATCTACTCCGGGAAACAAATGATGCTGAAGATGGTGCTGATTGCAAGTCAATGGCTAAACGTAATGTCGACATTCGGGTTGGATATGGAGATACTGAGCTAGATGAAGTGTTCTTGAAAAGCACGCCATTGAATAACTCTCAGAAGAATGGAAGAAATGAATTGTTAGACAAGGTTTTTGATGGAGACCATATTGCTGATGAAGGTTTCATCTCAGGTTCAAAATTGAGGAGGAGAAAGGTGAAGAGGGATTCTGACTTTGAATATGGTGATGTTGGAAATGAGGGAATGactgaaaaaggcattgaatcAAAAGAACGGAAGAAGAGCAGGTACTTGTCTTACCCGTACATAAACTTGGGACAGAAGGGATTGCCTGCTGAAATGGATGATGAGGGAGTGGCTGCAAATGTTGATGCCAGCCAGTCTAGTGGGTCGCCTTCTAATTTTAAATTTACTGGTGAGAAGTTCTGGAGAAAGTGGTATAAAAGGCTTACAGGTGAAAGTAACATATCCGGTGACCCAAACTTAATAAATGCATCTTCTGCTGAGTTGCTTTCTGAAATCTACTCTACAGCTGTCAACTGCCTATATCCGAACGACAATAAGACATTTGATTCAGTTGCCTGGTTTGTTTCTAGATTCAGGATTTCAGTATTTCATGATGAATCTATTTGTGAAGCCTATCGTAACAATATGGCTGGTCAGGAAGATGCTAACCCCAACCTGTTGGGATATAGCAGTCAGAACGAGGCAAAATCTGAACCAAAGAAAAGGAGGAGAAAGTCTAAGTTGAAGCATCCAGAGGGCGAAGACACTGCCAGCATACCAAATCTAGTTCAAAGCACTTCAACTGCTACAAAGAAAAGGGGACGACCACATCTGGGAAGATTGAAGACTAAATCCCTTTCTGGACTGTCAGATGTGAATATTGGCATCACCCCTGATAGCTTTTTGGTGCAAGAGTCGTTGGACGTACACCCTCTCATGCCCTGTGGTAAGCAAAAGAATAGAAAGATTGATGATGTAGCAAGTCCAGTGTGTCTGCAGAATAAACAAACTACAGGAATTCCAGATTTAAATGGGAACAATCTTCTACCTGGCCTTCTCGGTGATGATCAACAGGCTATTGGCACTGCTGCTTCTGAAGGTAAAGTTTTGTTAGAAAATAGGTTAGGGAGTGAAACGGCTTCAGAGCATTTGAAGTCTAATATCCCTGCTGGCTTTGTAGATGTGAATGTAAACAATGTGAAACCTGGTTCTTTGGTTGTAGATCTGCGGGTTTCTCCTCAAGCTTTGTCATGCCTGGACCCCAAACAGATTACTGGCTTACTCTCAGCTGAAACTAGGCCTGcacagagaaagagaaagagaaaggagaAAGCAGAACCAAAGCCTCCGGCTGATGGTATTCCAGATTTGAATGGAAGTAGTGCTGAATGCAACTTATTGGGAAAGGCATGTCAAGAGTTTAATGGCCTTACGCCTCCAATTAAACCAGAgcggaagaggaggaggagaaaaggAGAAGCTACCGCTATGCAGCGGAAACTGGATGTGAATAATGGTAAAGCTCAGATTAATGATAAGGCTCTGGCAACTGCTCTTATGTTGAACTTTTCCCCAGGAGTAGCAATGCCTTCAAAAGATGATTTGATTTCAACATTTTGTCGGTTTGGACCTTTGAAGGAGTCGGAGACACAGATGTTGAAAGATCCTGGTAGTGCCCAGGTTGTATTCATGGAAAATGCTGATGCTGGAGAAGCACTTCGGAGTCTAGAGAAGGACAACCCTTTTGGAGGAAACCTCGTTAGTTACAAGCTCTTCCATCTTCCATCTGTGTCCAAGGTTTTAGAACCAGGATGGTCTCTCCCCACAGGTCTAGCCTCTCCAAGTTTGCCTGAAAAGGCACCTCGCCTCGACTTCATAAGGCAGAATCTTCAGATGATGACATCAATGCTGGAGAACTCAGGAGACAATCTTTCTCCGGAGATGCGAGCAAAGCTGGAGTGTGAAATTAAGGCCCTCCTGCAGAAGGTGAGCTCCATGACtggttcttcttcctctcttaaTTGGAATTGA
- the LOC137712883 gene encoding serine/threonine-protein kinase ATM-like isoform X3 has product MERPKTPETLEDQNPSGKTLEGASELLGWSENCTGLESFPGILGGSGEGVGVTGNDAALGYVEGVTQAVEAKKGILDGDKGEDLGLLGMDAVSGMFNSCMNGVGVEEACWLNGGVGGENGAQMGSQRLPSEIGNDIQIDFAEPQSDGNGNLEDLGGNENEEGGVDVESDAQMGSQHSLSDNGNDVQTDFVEPQSDGNGNFEDLGGNDNEEGGVDVESDAQMGSQRLPSDKGNDVQMDFVEPQSDGNRNLGNLEDLGGTDNEEDGVEKIADDDDGMNEGKALGLNGIDSVGVDSSSKKIEVSDDGISLFVDFSGHPPDDLQVASCPGFAGTETVEEFGHDEQEKDFDYQGYGFFVGDIVWIKTKTQTWWPGKIYDPVNASKFGASGDPGGCLLVGYFGMSHVAWCHPYQLKPFREYFEQMSGQSKARIFLGAVEKALEEFGRLVKLNMTCMCVLKENHLSASDAEFNKGIPMPDLKSGKLGEFSVDHFNSAEFLAHLKNLALVVSMGGTLDFVVKRNQLSAFYRSIGHSQLPMHLLRETNDAEDGADCKSMAKRNVDIRVGYGDTELDEVFLKSTPLNNSQKNGRNELLDKVFDGDHIADEGFISGSKLRRRKVKRDSDFEYGDVGNEGMTEKGIESKERKKSRYLSYPYINLGQKGLPAEMDDEGVAANVDASQSSGSPSNFKFTGEKFWRKWYKRLTGESNISGDPNLINASSAELLSEIYSTAVNCLYPNDNKTFDSVAWFVSRFRISVFHDESICEAYRNNMAGQEDANPNLLGYSSQNEAKSEPKKRRRKSKLKHPEGEDTASIPNLVQSTSTATKKRGRPHLGRLKTKSLSGLSDVNIGITPDSFLVQESLDVHPLMPCGKQKNRKIDDVASPVCLQNKQTTGIPDLNGNNLLPGLLGDDQQAIGTAASEDLRVSPQALSCLDPKQITGLLSAETRPAQRKRKRKEKAEPKPPADGIPDLNGSSAECNLLGKACQEFNGLTPPIKPERKRRRRKGEATAMQRKLDVNNGKAQINDKALATALMLNFSPGVAMPSKDDLISTFCRFGPLKESETQMLKDPGSAQVVFMENADAGEALRSLEKDNPFGGNLVSYKLFHLPSVSKVLEPGWSLPTGLASPSLPEKAPRLDFIRQNLQMMTSMLENSGDNLSPEMRAKLECEIKALLQKVSSMTGSSSSLNWN; this is encoded by the exons AGGAGGCTTGTTGGCTTAATGGTGGGGTTGGTGGGGAAAATGGGGCTCAAATGGGCTCCCAAAGGTTGCCATCCGAAATAGGAAATGACATTCAGATTGATTTTGCGGAGCCACAGTCAGATGGGAACGGGAACTTAGAGGATTTGGGTGGTAATGAGAATGAAGAGGGTGGAGTTGATGTGGAAAGCGATGCTCAAATGGGTTCCCAACATTCCCTATCAGATAATGGAAATGACGTGCAGACGGATtttgtggagccacagtcagaTGGGAACGGGAACTTTGAGGATTTGGGTGGTAATGATAATGAAGAGGGTGGAGTTGATGTGGAAAGCGATGCTCAAATGGGTTCCCAACGATTGCCATCAGATAAGGGAAATGACGTTCAGATGGATtttgtggagccacagtcagaTGGGAACAGGAATCTCGGGAACTTAGAGGACTTGGGTGGTACTGATAATGAAGAGGATGGAGTTGAGAAGATagctgatgatgatgatggtatGAATGAAGGAAAAGCATTGGGATTGAATGGGATTGACTCAGTTGGGGTTGACTCATCTAGCAAGAAGATAGAAGTTTCGGATGATGGTATATCACTGTTCGTGGATTTTAGTGGCCATCCACCAGATGATCTGCAGGTGGCAAGTTGTCCTGGATTTGCAGGTACAGAAACTGTAGAAGAATTTGGACATGATGAACAGGAGAAGGATTTTGATTATCAAGGCTATGGTTTTTTTGTGGGTGACATTGTATGGATTAAAACCAAAACCCAGACATGGTGGCCTGGTAAAATATATGATCCAGTAAATGCGTCAAAGTTTGGTGCCAGTGGGGATCCAGGGGGCTGTCTACTAGTTGGATATTTTGGGATGAGTCATGTAGCATGGTGCCATCCATACCAACTAAAACCTTTTCGTGAGTACTTTGAGCAGATGTCGGGGCAAAGCAAGGCTAGAATATTCCTTGGAGCTGTTGAGAAAGCACTCGAAGAGTTTGGTCGGCTTGTAAAATTGAATATGACTTGTATGTGTGTTTTGAAAGAAAACCACCTGTCAGCCAGTGATGCAGAATTTAACAAAGGAATTCCCATGCCTGACCTCAAATCTGGCAAACTTGGTGAATTTTCAGTTGATCATTTTAATTCTGCAGAGTTTCTTGCGCATCTCAAAAATCTTGCACTGGTTGTTTCCATGGGTGGCACACTTGATTTTGTTGTCAAACGAAATCAATTATCAGCCTTCTACCGTTCCATAGGGCACAGCCAACTGCCTATGCATCTACTCCGGGAAACAAATGATGCTGAAGATGGTGCTGATTGCAAGTCAATGGCTAAACGTAATGTCGACATTCGGGTTGGATATGGAGATACTGAGCTAGATGAAGTGTTCTTGAAAAGCACGCCATTGAATAACTCTCAGAAGAATGGAAGAAATGAATTGTTAGACAAGGTTTTTGATGGAGACCATATTGCTGATGAAGGTTTCATCTCAGGTTCAAAATTGAGGAGGAGAAAGGTGAAGAGGGATTCTGACTTTGAATATGGTGATGTTGGAAATGAGGGAATGactgaaaaaggcattgaatcAAAAGAACGGAAGAAGAGCAGGTACTTGTCTTACCCGTACATAAACTTGGGACAGAAGGGATTGCCTGCTGAAATGGATGATGAGGGAGTGGCTGCAAATGTTGATGCCAGCCAGTCTAGTGGGTCGCCTTCTAATTTTAAATTTACTGGTGAGAAGTTCTGGAGAAAGTGGTATAAAAGGCTTACAGGTGAAAGTAACATATCCGGTGACCCAAACTTAATAAATGCATCTTCTGCTGAGTTGCTTTCTGAAATCTACTCTACAGCTGTCAACTGCCTATATCCGAACGACAATAAGACATTTGATTCAGTTGCCTGGTTTGTTTCTAGATTCAGGATTTCAGTATTTCATGATGAATCTATTTGTGAAGCCTATCGTAACAATATGGCTGGTCAGGAAGATGCTAACCCCAACCTGTTGGGATATAGCAGTCAGAACGAGGCAAAATCTGAACCAAAGAAAAGGAGGAGAAAGTCTAAGTTGAAGCATCCAGAGGGCGAAGACACTGCCAGCATACCAAATCTAGTTCAAAGCACTTCAACTGCTACAAAGAAAAGGGGACGACCACATCTGGGAAGATTGAAGACTAAATCCCTTTCTGGACTGTCAGATGTGAATATTGGCATCACCCCTGATAGCTTTTTGGTGCAAGAGTCGTTGGACGTACACCCTCTCATGCCCTGTGGTAAGCAAAAGAATAGAAAGATTGATGATGTAGCAAGTCCAGTGTGTCTGCAGAATAAACAAACTACAGGAATTCCAGATTTAAATGGGAACAATCTTCTACCTGGCCTTCTCGGTGATGATCAACAGGCTATTGGCACTGCTGCTTCTGAAG ATCTGCGGGTTTCTCCTCAAGCTTTGTCATGCCTGGACCCCAAACAGATTACTGGCTTACTCTCAGCTGAAACTAGGCCTGcacagagaaagagaaagagaaaggagaAAGCAGAACCAAAGCCTCCGGCTGATGGTATTCCAGATTTGAATGGAAGTAGTGCTGAATGCAACTTATTGGGAAAGGCATGTCAAGAGTTTAATGGCCTTACGCCTCCAATTAAACCAGAgcggaagaggaggaggagaaaaggAGAAGCTACCGCTATGCAGCGGAAACTGGATGTGAATAATGGTAAAGCTCAGATTAATGATAAGGCTCTGGCAACTGCTCTTATGTTGAACTTTTCCCCAGGAGTAGCAATGCCTTCAAAAGATGATTTGATTTCAACATTTTGTCGGTTTGGACCTTTGAAGGAGTCGGAGACACAGATGTTGAAAGATCCTGGTAGTGCCCAGGTTGTATTCATGGAAAATGCTGATGCTGGAGAAGCACTTCGGAGTCTAGAGAAGGACAACCCTTTTGGAGGAAACCTCGTTAGTTACAAGCTCTTCCATCTTCCATCTGTGTCCAAGGTTTTAGAACCAGGATGGTCTCTCCCCACAGGTCTAGCCTCTCCAAGTTTGCCTGAAAAGGCACCTCGCCTCGACTTCATAAGGCAGAATCTTCAGATGATGACATCAATGCTGGAGAACTCAGGAGACAATCTTTCTCCGGAGATGCGAGCAAAGCTGGAGTGTGAAATTAAGGCCCTCCTGCAGAAGGTGAGCTCCATGACtggttcttcttcctctcttaaTTGGAATTGA
- the LOC137712883 gene encoding serine/threonine-protein kinase ATM-like isoform X2, with product MERPKTPETLEDQNPSGKTLEGASELLGWSENCTGLESFPGILGGSGEGVGVTGNDAALGYVEGVTQAVEAKKGILDGDKGEDLGLLGMDAVSGMFNSCMNGVGVEEACWLNGGVGGENGAQMGSQRLPSEIGNDIQIDFAEPQSDGNGNLEDLGGNENEEGGVDVESDAQMGSQHSLSDNGNDVQTDFVEPQSDGNGNFEDLGGNDNEEGGVDVESDAQMGSQRLPSDKGNDVQMDFVEPQSDGNRNLGNLEDLGGTDNEEDGVEKIADDDDGMNEGKALGLNGIDSVGVDSSSKKIEVSDDGISLFVDFSGHPPDDLQVASCPGFAGTETVEEFGHDEQEKDFDYQGYGFFVGDIVWIKTKTQTWWPGKIYDPVNASKFGASGDPGGCLLVGYFGMSHVAWCHPYQLKPFREYFEQMSGQSKARIFLGAVEKALEEFGRLVKLNMTCMCVLKENHLSASDAEFNKGIPMPDLKSGKLGEFSVDHFNSAEFLAHLKNLALVVSMGGTLDFVVKRNQLSAFYRSIGHSQLPMHLLRETNDAEDGADCKSMAKRNVDIRVGYGDTELDEVFLKSTPLNNSQKNGRNELLDKVFDGDHIADEGFISGSKLRRRKVKRDSDFEYGDVGNEGMTEKGIESKERKKSRYLSYPYINLGQKGLPAEMDDEGVAANVDASQSSGSPSNFKFTGEKFWRKWYKRLTGESNISGDPNLINASSAELLSEIYSTAVNCLYPNDNKTFDSVAWFVSRFRISVFHDESICEAYRNNMAGQEDANPNLLGYSSQNEAKSEPKKRRRKSKLKHPEGEDTASIPNLVQSTSTATKKRGRPHLGRLKTKSLSGLSDVNIGITPDSFLVQESLDVHPLMPCGKQKNRKIDDVASPVCLQNKQTTGIPDLNGNNLLPGLLGDDQQAIGTAASEGKVLLENRLGSETASEHLKSNIPAGFVDVNVNNVKPGSLVVDLRVSPQALSCLDPKQITGLLSAETRPAQRKRKRKEKAEPKPPADGIPDLNGSSAECNLLGKACQEFNGLTPPIKPERKRRRRKGEATAMQRKLDVNNGKAQINDKALATALMLNFSPGVAMPSKDDLISTFCRFGPLKESETQMLKDPGSAQVVFMENADAGEALRSLEKDNPFGGNLVSYKLFHLPSVSKVLEPGWSLPTGLASPSLPEKAPRLDFIRQNLQMMTSMLENSGDNLSPEMRAKLECEIKALLQKGVTPSGRLCR from the exons AGGAGGCTTGTTGGCTTAATGGTGGGGTTGGTGGGGAAAATGGGGCTCAAATGGGCTCCCAAAGGTTGCCATCCGAAATAGGAAATGACATTCAGATTGATTTTGCGGAGCCACAGTCAGATGGGAACGGGAACTTAGAGGATTTGGGTGGTAATGAGAATGAAGAGGGTGGAGTTGATGTGGAAAGCGATGCTCAAATGGGTTCCCAACATTCCCTATCAGATAATGGAAATGACGTGCAGACGGATtttgtggagccacagtcagaTGGGAACGGGAACTTTGAGGATTTGGGTGGTAATGATAATGAAGAGGGTGGAGTTGATGTGGAAAGCGATGCTCAAATGGGTTCCCAACGATTGCCATCAGATAAGGGAAATGACGTTCAGATGGATtttgtggagccacagtcagaTGGGAACAGGAATCTCGGGAACTTAGAGGACTTGGGTGGTACTGATAATGAAGAGGATGGAGTTGAGAAGATagctgatgatgatgatggtatGAATGAAGGAAAAGCATTGGGATTGAATGGGATTGACTCAGTTGGGGTTGACTCATCTAGCAAGAAGATAGAAGTTTCGGATGATGGTATATCACTGTTCGTGGATTTTAGTGGCCATCCACCAGATGATCTGCAGGTGGCAAGTTGTCCTGGATTTGCAGGTACAGAAACTGTAGAAGAATTTGGACATGATGAACAGGAGAAGGATTTTGATTATCAAGGCTATGGTTTTTTTGTGGGTGACATTGTATGGATTAAAACCAAAACCCAGACATGGTGGCCTGGTAAAATATATGATCCAGTAAATGCGTCAAAGTTTGGTGCCAGTGGGGATCCAGGGGGCTGTCTACTAGTTGGATATTTTGGGATGAGTCATGTAGCATGGTGCCATCCATACCAACTAAAACCTTTTCGTGAGTACTTTGAGCAGATGTCGGGGCAAAGCAAGGCTAGAATATTCCTTGGAGCTGTTGAGAAAGCACTCGAAGAGTTTGGTCGGCTTGTAAAATTGAATATGACTTGTATGTGTGTTTTGAAAGAAAACCACCTGTCAGCCAGTGATGCAGAATTTAACAAAGGAATTCCCATGCCTGACCTCAAATCTGGCAAACTTGGTGAATTTTCAGTTGATCATTTTAATTCTGCAGAGTTTCTTGCGCATCTCAAAAATCTTGCACTGGTTGTTTCCATGGGTGGCACACTTGATTTTGTTGTCAAACGAAATCAATTATCAGCCTTCTACCGTTCCATAGGGCACAGCCAACTGCCTATGCATCTACTCCGGGAAACAAATGATGCTGAAGATGGTGCTGATTGCAAGTCAATGGCTAAACGTAATGTCGACATTCGGGTTGGATATGGAGATACTGAGCTAGATGAAGTGTTCTTGAAAAGCACGCCATTGAATAACTCTCAGAAGAATGGAAGAAATGAATTGTTAGACAAGGTTTTTGATGGAGACCATATTGCTGATGAAGGTTTCATCTCAGGTTCAAAATTGAGGAGGAGAAAGGTGAAGAGGGATTCTGACTTTGAATATGGTGATGTTGGAAATGAGGGAATGactgaaaaaggcattgaatcAAAAGAACGGAAGAAGAGCAGGTACTTGTCTTACCCGTACATAAACTTGGGACAGAAGGGATTGCCTGCTGAAATGGATGATGAGGGAGTGGCTGCAAATGTTGATGCCAGCCAGTCTAGTGGGTCGCCTTCTAATTTTAAATTTACTGGTGAGAAGTTCTGGAGAAAGTGGTATAAAAGGCTTACAGGTGAAAGTAACATATCCGGTGACCCAAACTTAATAAATGCATCTTCTGCTGAGTTGCTTTCTGAAATCTACTCTACAGCTGTCAACTGCCTATATCCGAACGACAATAAGACATTTGATTCAGTTGCCTGGTTTGTTTCTAGATTCAGGATTTCAGTATTTCATGATGAATCTATTTGTGAAGCCTATCGTAACAATATGGCTGGTCAGGAAGATGCTAACCCCAACCTGTTGGGATATAGCAGTCAGAACGAGGCAAAATCTGAACCAAAGAAAAGGAGGAGAAAGTCTAAGTTGAAGCATCCAGAGGGCGAAGACACTGCCAGCATACCAAATCTAGTTCAAAGCACTTCAACTGCTACAAAGAAAAGGGGACGACCACATCTGGGAAGATTGAAGACTAAATCCCTTTCTGGACTGTCAGATGTGAATATTGGCATCACCCCTGATAGCTTTTTGGTGCAAGAGTCGTTGGACGTACACCCTCTCATGCCCTGTGGTAAGCAAAAGAATAGAAAGATTGATGATGTAGCAAGTCCAGTGTGTCTGCAGAATAAACAAACTACAGGAATTCCAGATTTAAATGGGAACAATCTTCTACCTGGCCTTCTCGGTGATGATCAACAGGCTATTGGCACTGCTGCTTCTGAAGGTAAAGTTTTGTTAGAAAATAGGTTAGGGAGTGAAACGGCTTCAGAGCATTTGAAGTCTAATATCCCTGCTGGCTTTGTAGATGTGAATGTAAACAATGTGAAACCTGGTTCTTTGGTTGTAGATCTGCGGGTTTCTCCTCAAGCTTTGTCATGCCTGGACCCCAAACAGATTACTGGCTTACTCTCAGCTGAAACTAGGCCTGcacagagaaagagaaagagaaaggagaAAGCAGAACCAAAGCCTCCGGCTGATGGTATTCCAGATTTGAATGGAAGTAGTGCTGAATGCAACTTATTGGGAAAGGCATGTCAAGAGTTTAATGGCCTTACGCCTCCAATTAAACCAGAgcggaagaggaggaggagaaaaggAGAAGCTACCGCTATGCAGCGGAAACTGGATGTGAATAATGGTAAAGCTCAGATTAATGATAAGGCTCTGGCAACTGCTCTTATGTTGAACTTTTCCCCAGGAGTAGCAATGCCTTCAAAAGATGATTTGATTTCAACATTTTGTCGGTTTGGACCTTTGAAGGAGTCGGAGACACAGATGTTGAAAGATCCTGGTAGTGCCCAGGTTGTATTCATGGAAAATGCTGATGCTGGAGAAGCACTTCGGAGTCTAGAGAAGGACAACCCTTTTGGAGGAAACCTCGTTAGTTACAAGCTCTTCCATCTTCCATCTGTGTCCAAGGTTTTAGAACCAGGATGGTCTCTCCCCACAGGTCTAGCCTCTCCAAGTTTGCCTGAAAAGGCACCTCGCCTCGACTTCATAAGGCAGAATCTTCAGATGATGACATCAATGCTGGAGAACTCAGGAGACAATCTTTCTCCGGAGATGCGAGCAAAGCTGGAGTGTGAAATTAAGGCCCTCCTGCAGAAG GGAGTGACTCCTTCGGGCAGGCTCTGTAGGTGA
- the LOC137713611 gene encoding uncharacterized protein encodes MRLIAVARSFRARPTLPETTGPLQFRCFQPDFVPRDPNAKPKKYKYPAFYDPYGPRPPPSDKIVQLAERIAALAPEARRQLGPTLAERLRHPKLQPISTEGLDLGSQGGAAGGSKAEEKKVEKTAFDVKLEKFDAAAKIKVIKEVRTFTNLGLKEAKDLVEKVPCVLKQGVTKEEASDIIEKIKTAGGVAVME; translated from the coding sequence ATGAGGCTCATTGCAGTTGCCAGATCTTTTCGTGCCCGTCCCACTCTCCCTGAAACAACTGGTCCTTTGCAGTTTCGTTGCTTCCAACCTGATTTTGTGCCCCGGGATCCCAATGCCAAGCCAAAAAAGTACAAATATCCGGCATTCTATGACCCGTACGGTCCTAGGCCTCCACCTTCAGATAAAATCGTTCAGCTTGCTGAGCGAATTGCAGCACTGGCCCCTGAAGCACGGCGCCAACTTGGTCCTACTCTTGCTGAGAGGCTAAGGCATCCGAAGCTGCAACCAATATCAACAGAAGGCTTGGACTTGGGTTCACAGGGAGGGGCAGCTGGTGGTTCAAAGGCCGAGGAAAAGAAGGTGGAGAAAACGGCTTTTGATGTGAAATTGGAGAAGTTCGATGCCGCTGCAAAAATCAAGGTGATCAAGGAAGTGAGGACATTTACCAATCTGGGATTGAAGGAGGCTAAGGATCTTGTCGAGAAGGTACCTTGCGTGCTTAAACAAGGGGTTACCAAAGAGGAAGCAAGTGACATAATTGAGAAAATAAAGACGGCTGGAGGAGTTGCCGTTATGGAGTAG